A genomic window from Cyprinus carpio isolate SPL01 chromosome A2, ASM1834038v1, whole genome shotgun sequence includes:
- the LOC109105131 gene encoding serine/threonine-protein kinase PAK 2-like, whose translation MSDNGELEDKPPAPPVRMSSNFSTGIKDSMAANPSSKPLPSVPEEKRDKPRNKIISIFSAEKGRKKDKDKERPEISSPSDFEHTIHVGFDSVTGEFTGMPEQWARLLQTSNITKSEQKKNPQAVLDVLKFYDSTGNSRQKYLSFTDKDAPPAKKGSEQSAVKDPDDDDDDDEAPPPVVAPRPQHTISVYTRSVIDPIPAPAAISETDGCKAADKQKKGKGKMTDDEIMEKLRTIVSIGDPKKKYTRYEKIGQGASGTVYTAIDIATGQEVAIKQINLQKQPKKELIINEILVMKEMKNPNIVNFLDSFLVGDELFVVMEYLAGGSLTDVVTETCMDEAQIAAVCRECLQALEFLHSNQVIHRDIKSDNVLLGMDGSVKLTDFGFCAQITPEQSKRSTMVGTPYWMAPEVVTRKAYGPKVDIWSLGIMAIEMVEGEPPYLNENPLRALYLIATNGTPELQNPEKLSPIFRDFLNRCLEMDVEKRGGGKELLQHPFLKLAKPLSSLTPLILAAKEAMKSNR comes from the exons ATGTCTGACAACGGAGAGCTGGAGGACAAACCCCCCGCCCCCCCAGTCAGAATGAGCAGCAACTTCAGCACCGGTATCAAGGACAGTATGGCAGCAAACCCCAGTTCTAAACCCCTCCCCTCCGTCCCAGAGGAGAAGAGGGACAAACCACGCAACAAGATCATATCCATATTCTCAGCAGAGAAAG gaagaaaaaaagacaaggaTAAGGAGCGTCCAGAGATTTCAAGCCCTTCAGACTTTGAGCACACCATACACGTGGGCTTCGATTCTGTCACGGGGGAGTTCACT GGCATGCCAGAGCAGTGGGCTCGGCTGTTGCAGACCTCCAACATCACGAAATCTGAGCAGAAGAAAAACCCTCAGGCTGTCCTGGATGTGCTCAAATTCTACGACTCCACAGGCAACAGCAGGCAGAAATACCTCAGCTTTACAG ATAAAGATGCACCACCAGCAAAAAAAGGCTCAGAGCAGTCAGCAGTCAAGgatcctgatgatgatgatgatgatgatgaagcccCACCTCCTGTTGTAGCACCACGTCCTCAGCATACCATATCT GTATACACTCGTTCTGTCATCGATCCCATTCCGGCACCTGCTGCCATTTCGGAGACAGATGGTTGCAAAGCTGCAGATAAACAGAAGAAGGGCAAGGGCAAGATGACAGATGATGAGATTATGGAGAAACTTA GAACTATTGTCAGTATTGGAGACCCCAAGAAAAAATACACCAGATACGAAAAAATTGGACAAGg TGCGTCTGGTACGGTGTACACAGCCATCGACATTGCTACTGGCCAAGAG GTTGCCATCAAGCAGATTAACCTACAGAAGCAGCCAAAGAAGGAGCTGATCATCAATGAGATCCTGGTGATGAAGGAGATGAAGAACCCAAACATTGTCAACTTCTTAGACAG cttctTGGTTGGAGATGAGCTCTTTGTGGTGATGGAGTACCTTGCTGGAGGCTCTCTGACTGATGTGGTTACAGAAACCTGCATGGATGAAGCACAAATCGCTGCTGTCTGCAGAGAG TGTTTACAAGCTCTAGAGTTCCTGCATTCAAACCAGGTCATTCATAGAGACATCAAAAGTGACAATGTTCTTTTAGGAATGGATGGATCTGTCAAACTAA CTGATTTTGGGTTCTGTGCTCAAATCACGCCTGAGCAAAGTAAGAGAAGCACCATGGTAGGAACACCCTACTGGATGGCCCCTGAGGTGGTCACACGTAAAGCATATGGGCCCAAAGTGGACATATGGTCCCTGGGTATCATGGCCATTGAGATGGTAGAGGGCGAACCTCCTTATCTCAATGAAAACCCTCTGAGG GCGCTGTACCTCATCGCTACTAATGGCACCCCAGAGCTGCAGAACCCAGAGAAGCTGTCACCCATTTTTAGAGACTTCTTAAACCGCTGCCTCGAGATGGATGTGGAGAAGAGAGGTGGAGGAAAAGAACTCTTGCAG CATCCTTTTCTCAAGCTGGCGAAGCCTCTCTCCAGCCTCACTCCCCTTATACTTGCTGCCAAGGAGGCAATGAAGAGTAACCGCTAG